A DNA window from Drosophila biarmipes strain raj3 chromosome 2R, RU_DBia_V1.1, whole genome shotgun sequence contains the following coding sequences:
- the LOC108030387 gene encoding mucin-12 isoform X3 — translation MRRKPQNLTHNTPSGRDGDRGGGGTSRPSAISNNRMPRDHRHLMAMAASTLPLALLLLLVQIAAGQHESISQISPKSSSHRSPARLSIESTVVDSINGLAEGPSSPRDLNENETRADRVARSASPILHERQPVGPNDVHFPEDLEKDVSAGRYFHYNIKPTGTYDNQEEQPERTQQGIRAGKTLSRSSSTSSGSSSEQSFLGRGDLRPLVSGSPILPSPSSTATSATGASATQAPHSPRQNGNPDIQDIITGIVKLLNGNVNVHANTQGVRRPSASRINNRGPPRISEAQNLPIDYEAQKPGTSMRPPPYPFDRPERPFITGVPIPEQIVPVRPGFVSNRPPWYRNKPRPPIATSVGGQRRPLPQYKPLPAPQVQTTALQPQDQLDRKNEKEQNHQEPQQPAAEDVVQPTDTTYDSEFSNEDANAQYIEVSDQDTDATGGGEVDDELLAPPAQPSTTSNPPTPPTTPSKKKHKPKPGSEKKKLPEEPHLDEGFTTIIETSSVVHTVMGLSSTYVPMSMDSSESLGLDPSTEEVIFMTANRTPGLETSATSSLSITTSSNPALDIQPTSSKESTTIKTTTTTTTTSSSTSTTTTTTPPSTSSSTESGPPNSSNANTANATPPAPYHPRPGIVLDDPEFKPGGRPRPPNQRPPPQQSLPVPAVQPTRQHLPPGYGEIFDVTLSAIQGPGPKGSGSQQTINIKPYGSYAAGGGQGQGDIIVSASGDEGFVSIDGKRTYINLFGDPTDPPAGATTPATRLPQLPGSASGSGSGSGLGVSSNSGVNSGGNGGSSSSPAVPANAVTQSSGGYVVPETEVVDLQGHSKPQGTGGAPTTNAGPTRPHYRQRPTQPPVRIDTCIVGDDSTCDQAQHERCKTDNGVSSCHCRPGYSRRKHREPCRRVIAFHLGMRVDRIYEHRIVWDTKLMDKHSEPFGQLSYESIRALDSAMSMTPYSDEFMEAKVNNIYRGDPNLGGSGVYVNMTIKLDESVETLRPNLRSDVQKHLLGVLHRRNNNIGNSVLYVSSPEGAVSALQDLDECQSAELNDCHPGASCSNTWGSFRCACEAGLRDPWADQPARSGRECQACADSVCNNHGTCSYAEDGAQVCTCDSSHYGAQCEIDGEVLGVAIGASVAAIIIIVLTLVCLIMWSRRWQREQKNAMGSPVFGYMNTAPLKSAGLPQAGYQVTLEDRMRWAQIADVMAQTNHYGQAEPIGPTRPSSAMFAYPNLGAMGMGTLGGMSLQSTMQMHPSATLAPPVPLPRLGLGPRSNGMRTLENSSSSEEEDRADLLGRNFQVPRPKSRSNGSIANQSGIYYDVDYEPSGNGIGNSSVDHLYGSHNQSVTHSSGHSHIPGPQGIPMSTYTSGRAPSSYYMK, via the exons ATGCGACGAAAGCCACAGAATTTAACACACAATACACCATCGGGCAGGGACGGAGacagaggaggaggaggcacCTCCCGGCCGTCAGCAATTTCCAACAATAGAATGCCAAGAGACCATCGACACTTGATGGCCATGGCCGCGTCGACGCTGCCACTggccctgctgctgctcctcgttCAAATAGCAG CTGGTCAGCACGAGAGCATCTCGCAGATCTCGCCCAAGTCGAGCAGCCACCGCAGTCCGGCCCGTCTGAGCATCGAGAGCACCGTGGTGGACTCCATCAACGGCCTGGCCGAGGGTCCCTCATCCCCCCGCGACTTGAACGAGAACGAAACGCGGGCGGATCGAGTGGCGCGTTCGGCGTCACCCATCCTGCACGAGCGCCAGCCCGTGGGACCCAATGATGTGCACTTTCCGGAGGACCTGGAGAAAGATGTGTCTGCCGGTCGGTACTTCCACTACAATATCAAGCCGACGGGCACGTATGACAACCAGGAGGAGCAGCCGGAGCGAACGCAACAGGGAATCAGGGCTGGGAAGACCCTctcgaggagcagcagcaccagcagcggcagcagttCGGAGCAGTCTTTTTTAGGGCGGGGGGACCTGCGACCGCTAGTGTCGGGGTCCCCGATCCTGCCGAGTCCGAGCAGTACTGCCACCTCGGCGACGGGGGCCAGTGCCACCCAGGCGCCGCATAGTCCGCGCCAGAACGGAAACCCCGACATCCAGGACATCATCACGGGCATCGTGAAGCTCCTTAATGGCAATGTCAATGTCCATGCGAACACACAGGGTGTGCGGAGACCCTCGGCCAGTAGGATCAACAATCGGGGTCCACCGAGGATCTCGGAGGCCCAGAACCTGCCCATCGACTACGAGGCCCAGAAGCCCGGCACTTCGATGCGACCACCGCCATATCCTTTCGATCGTCCGGAGCGTCCCTTCATCACGGGTGTGCCCATTCCCGAGCAGATTGTGCCAGTGCGTCCGGGATTCGTGAGTAATCGCCCGCCCTGGTATCGCAACAAGCCACGCCCACCCATTGCCACCAGTGTGGGCGGCCAACGGAGGCCCCTTCCTCAGTATAAACCCCTACCAGCTCCGCAAGTGCAGACTACCGCTCTTCAACCGCAGGATCAGCTGGATAGGAAGAACGAGAAGGAACAGAATCACCAGGAGccacagcagccagcagcagagGATGTGGTGCAACCCACCGACACCACCTACGATTCCGAGTTCTCCAACGAAGATGCGAATGCTCAGTATATTGAAGTCTCCGACCAGGATACGGATGCCACCGGGGGTGGAGAGGTGGATGATGAACTGCTGGCTCCGCCTGCTCAGCCCTCCACCACCAGCAATCCACCAACTCCTCCAACCACACCCTCCAAGAAGAAGCACAAGCCCAAGCCAGGCAGCGAGAAGAAGAAGCTGCCAGAGGAGCCACACCTGGACGAGGGCTTCACTACTATCATCGAGACCAGCTCGGTGGTGCACACTGTGATGGGCTTGTCCTCCACATACGTGCCCATGTCCATGGACAGTTCGGAGAGCCTGGGTCTGGATCCCTCCACCGAGGAGGTGATCTTCATGACCGCCAATCGAACACCTGGCCTGGAAACGAGTGCCACCTCCTCGCTGAGCATCACCACGTCGTCCAACCCGGCCTTAGACATCCAACCTACGTCCTCCAAAGAATCCACTACCATTaaaaccaccaccaccaccactacCACTAGCAGCTCCACCtcaaccaccaccaccaccaccccgCCATCTACTTCGAGTTCCACCGAAAGTGGCCCACCTAATAGTTCCAATGCTAACACTGCCAATGCCACTCCGCCCGCCCCCTACCATCCCCGCCCCGGGATAGTCCTCGACGACCCCGAGTTCAAGCCCGGCGGTCGACCACGCCCACCCAACCAACGACCACCACCCCAACAGAGCCTTCCTGTGCCTGCGGTGCAGCCTACGCGGCAGCATCTGCCACCCGGCTACGGGGAGATCTTCGACGTGACCCTCTCGGCCATCCAGGGACCAGGTCCCAAGGGCAGTGGCTCCCAGCAGACGATCAACATTAAGCCATACGGAAGCTATGCGGCGGGCGGAGGTCAAGGCCAGGGCGACATCATTGTGTCGGCATCAGGTGACGAAGGCTTTGTCTCCATCGACGGCAAGCGCACTTACATCAATCTCTTTGGTGACCCCACAGATCCCCCAGCGGGCGCCACAACTCCGGCCACGCGACTGCCCCAGTTGCCGGGCTCAGCATCGGGATCAGGATCAGGCTCAGGACTAGGAGTTAGTTCCAACAGTGGAGTTAATAGTGGTGGTAATGGTGGCTCCTCCAGCTCCCCTGCAGTTCCAGCCAACGCAGTTACCCAGAGCAGTGGTGGCTACGTGGTGCCCGAAACGGAGGTGGTGGACCTTCAGGGTCACAGCAAGCCCCAAGGAACAGGAGGAGCTCCGACGACGAATGCCGGACCGACGAGACCCCACTACCGACAGAGACCAACGCAGCCGCCGGTGAGGATCGACACCTGCATCGTGGGCGATGACTCTACCTGCGACCAGGCGCAGCACGAGCGGTGCAAGACGGACAACGGCGTCTCCAGCTGCCACTGCAGGCCAG GATACTCCCGAAGGAAACACAGGGAGCCCTGCCGAAGAGTCATCGCCTTCCATCTGGGCATGCGCGTGGACCGCATCTATGAGCACCGAATTGTCTGGGACACCAAGTTAATGGACAAGCACAGCGAACCCTTTGGACAGCTCAGCTATGAATCGATAAGAGCG CTGGACTCAGCCATGTCGATGACGCCCTACTCGGACGAGTTCATGGAGGCTAAGGTGAACAACATCTACCGAGGAGATCCCAACCTGGGCGGCAGTGGAGTCTACGTGAACATGACCATCAAG CTGGACGAGAGTGTGGAGACTCTGCGACCCAACCTCCGCAGCGACGTCCAGAAGCATCTTCTGGGAGTGCTCCACCGGCGaaacaacaacatcggcaacTCCGTGCTGTACGTAAGTTCTCCGGAGGGGGCGGTGTCGGCTCTCCAGGATCTGGACGAGTGTCAGTCTGCGGAGCTGAATGACTGCCATCCCGGCGCCAGTTGCAGCAACACCTGGGGCAGCTTCCGCTGTGCCTGCGAGGCGGGACTGAGAGATCCCTGGGCTGACCAGCCGGCGCGATCCGGTCGCGAGTGCCAGGCCTGTGCGGATTCGGTGTGCAACAACCACGGCACCTGCAGCTATGCGGAGGATGGGGCCCAGGTGTGCACCTGCGACTCCAGCCACTATGGCGCCCAGTGCGAGATCGACGGCGAGGTGTTGGGCGTGGCCATCGGCGCTTCCGTGgccgccatcatcatcatcgtcctGACCCTGGTGTGTCTGATCATGTGGTCACGCCGCTGGCAACGCGAGCAGAAGAATGCCATGGGCTCTCCGGTCTTTGGATACATGAACACCGCGCCCCTGAAGTCCGCCGGATTGCCACAGGCTGGCTACCAGGTGACCCTGGAGGACCGCATGCGCTGGGCCCAGATAGCTGACGTCATGGCCCAGACGAATCACTACGGG CAGGCCGAGCCCATCGGACCCACTCGGCCATCGTCGGCGATGTTTGCTTACCCCAACCTGGGAGCCATGGGAATGGGCACCCTGGGCGGGATGTCCCTCCAGAGCACCATGCAGATGCACCCCAGTGCCACTCTGGCGCCTCCAGTGCCATTGCCCAG ACTTGGCCTGGGTCCCCGCTCAAACGGAATGCGGACGCTGGAGAACTCCAGTTCGAGCGAGGAGGAGGATCGCGCCGATCTGCTGGGACGGAATTTCCAAGTGCCACGCCCCAAAAGTCGCAGCAACGGCAGCATAGCG AACCAATCTGGCATCTACTACGATGTGGACTATGAGCCGTCCGGCAATGGGATCGGCAACTCCAGCGTGGACCACCTGTACGGGTCGCACAACCAGTCGGTGACGCACTCGTCCGGTCACAGCCACATCCCGGGACCCCAGGGCATTCCGATGAGCACATACACCTCGGGCCGCGCTCCCAGCAGCTACTACATGAAGTGA
- the LOC108030387 gene encoding mucin-12 isoform X1, giving the protein MRRKPQNLTHNTPSGRDGDRGGGGTSRPSAISNNRMPRDHRHLMAMAASTLPLALLLLLVQIAAGQHESISQISPKSSSHRSPARLSIESTVVDSINGLAEGPSSPRDLNENETRADRVARSASPILHERQPVGPNDVHFPEDLEKDVSAGRYFHYNIKPTGTYDNQEEQPERTQQGIRAGKTLSRSSSTSSGSSSEQSFLGRGDLRPLVSGSPILPSPSSTATSATGASATQAPHSPRQNGNPDIQDIITGIVKLLNGNVNVHANTQGVRRPSASRINNRGPPRISEAQNLPIDYEAQKPGTSMRPPPYPFDRPERPFITGVPIPEQIVPVRPGFVSNRPPWYRNKPRPPIATSVGGQRRPLPQYKPLPAPQVQTTALQPQDQLDRKNEKEQNHQEPQQPAAEDVVQPTDTTYDSEFSNEDANAQYIEVSDQDTDATGGGEVDDELLAPPAQPSTTSNPPTPPTTPSKKKHKPKPGSEKKKLPEEPHLDEGFTTIIETSSVVHTVMGLSSTYVPMSMDSSESLGLDPSTEEVIFMTANRTPGLETSATSSLSITTSSNPALDIQPTSSKESTTIKTTTTTTTTSSSTSTTTTTTPPSTSSSTESGPPNSSNANTANATPPAPYHPRPGIVLDDPEFKPGGRPRPPNQRPPPQQSLPVPAVQPTRQHLPPGYGEIFDVTLSAIQGPGPKGSGSQQTINIKPYGSYAAGGGQGQGDIIVSASGDEGFVSIDGKRTYINLFGDPTDPPAGATTPATRLPQLPGSASGSGSGSGLGVSSNSGVNSGGNGGSSSSPAVPANAVTQSSGGYVVPETEVVDLQGHSKPQGTGGAPTTNAGPTRPHYRQRPTQPPVRIDTCIVGDDSTCDQAQHERCKTDNGVSSCHCRPGYSRRKHREPCRRVIAFHLGMRVDRIYEHRIVWDTKLMDKHSEPFGQLSYESIRALDSAMSMTPYSDEFMEAKVNNIYRGDPNLGGSGVYVNMTIKLDESVETLRPNLRSDVQKHLLGVLHRRNNNIGNSVLYVSSPEGAVSALQDLDECQSAELNDCHPGASCSNTWGSFRCACEAGLRDPWADQPARSGRECQACADSVCNNHGTCSYAEDGAQVCTCDSSHYGAQCEIDGEVLGVAIGASVAAIIIIVLTLVCLIMWSRRWQREQKNAMGSPVFGYMNTAPLKSAGLPQAGYQVTLEDRMRWAQIADVMAQTNHYGQAEPIGPTRPSSAMFAYPNLGAMGMGTLGGMSLQSTMQMHPSATLAPPVPLPRRLGLGPRSNGMRTLENSSSSEEEDRADLLGRNFQVPRPKSRSNGSIANQSGIYYDVDYEPSGNGIGNSSVDHLYGSHNQSVTHSSGHSHIPGPQGIPMSTYTSGRAPSSYYMK; this is encoded by the exons ATGCGACGAAAGCCACAGAATTTAACACACAATACACCATCGGGCAGGGACGGAGacagaggaggaggaggcacCTCCCGGCCGTCAGCAATTTCCAACAATAGAATGCCAAGAGACCATCGACACTTGATGGCCATGGCCGCGTCGACGCTGCCACTggccctgctgctgctcctcgttCAAATAGCAG CTGGTCAGCACGAGAGCATCTCGCAGATCTCGCCCAAGTCGAGCAGCCACCGCAGTCCGGCCCGTCTGAGCATCGAGAGCACCGTGGTGGACTCCATCAACGGCCTGGCCGAGGGTCCCTCATCCCCCCGCGACTTGAACGAGAACGAAACGCGGGCGGATCGAGTGGCGCGTTCGGCGTCACCCATCCTGCACGAGCGCCAGCCCGTGGGACCCAATGATGTGCACTTTCCGGAGGACCTGGAGAAAGATGTGTCTGCCGGTCGGTACTTCCACTACAATATCAAGCCGACGGGCACGTATGACAACCAGGAGGAGCAGCCGGAGCGAACGCAACAGGGAATCAGGGCTGGGAAGACCCTctcgaggagcagcagcaccagcagcggcagcagttCGGAGCAGTCTTTTTTAGGGCGGGGGGACCTGCGACCGCTAGTGTCGGGGTCCCCGATCCTGCCGAGTCCGAGCAGTACTGCCACCTCGGCGACGGGGGCCAGTGCCACCCAGGCGCCGCATAGTCCGCGCCAGAACGGAAACCCCGACATCCAGGACATCATCACGGGCATCGTGAAGCTCCTTAATGGCAATGTCAATGTCCATGCGAACACACAGGGTGTGCGGAGACCCTCGGCCAGTAGGATCAACAATCGGGGTCCACCGAGGATCTCGGAGGCCCAGAACCTGCCCATCGACTACGAGGCCCAGAAGCCCGGCACTTCGATGCGACCACCGCCATATCCTTTCGATCGTCCGGAGCGTCCCTTCATCACGGGTGTGCCCATTCCCGAGCAGATTGTGCCAGTGCGTCCGGGATTCGTGAGTAATCGCCCGCCCTGGTATCGCAACAAGCCACGCCCACCCATTGCCACCAGTGTGGGCGGCCAACGGAGGCCCCTTCCTCAGTATAAACCCCTACCAGCTCCGCAAGTGCAGACTACCGCTCTTCAACCGCAGGATCAGCTGGATAGGAAGAACGAGAAGGAACAGAATCACCAGGAGccacagcagccagcagcagagGATGTGGTGCAACCCACCGACACCACCTACGATTCCGAGTTCTCCAACGAAGATGCGAATGCTCAGTATATTGAAGTCTCCGACCAGGATACGGATGCCACCGGGGGTGGAGAGGTGGATGATGAACTGCTGGCTCCGCCTGCTCAGCCCTCCACCACCAGCAATCCACCAACTCCTCCAACCACACCCTCCAAGAAGAAGCACAAGCCCAAGCCAGGCAGCGAGAAGAAGAAGCTGCCAGAGGAGCCACACCTGGACGAGGGCTTCACTACTATCATCGAGACCAGCTCGGTGGTGCACACTGTGATGGGCTTGTCCTCCACATACGTGCCCATGTCCATGGACAGTTCGGAGAGCCTGGGTCTGGATCCCTCCACCGAGGAGGTGATCTTCATGACCGCCAATCGAACACCTGGCCTGGAAACGAGTGCCACCTCCTCGCTGAGCATCACCACGTCGTCCAACCCGGCCTTAGACATCCAACCTACGTCCTCCAAAGAATCCACTACCATTaaaaccaccaccaccaccactacCACTAGCAGCTCCACCtcaaccaccaccaccaccaccccgCCATCTACTTCGAGTTCCACCGAAAGTGGCCCACCTAATAGTTCCAATGCTAACACTGCCAATGCCACTCCGCCCGCCCCCTACCATCCCCGCCCCGGGATAGTCCTCGACGACCCCGAGTTCAAGCCCGGCGGTCGACCACGCCCACCCAACCAACGACCACCACCCCAACAGAGCCTTCCTGTGCCTGCGGTGCAGCCTACGCGGCAGCATCTGCCACCCGGCTACGGGGAGATCTTCGACGTGACCCTCTCGGCCATCCAGGGACCAGGTCCCAAGGGCAGTGGCTCCCAGCAGACGATCAACATTAAGCCATACGGAAGCTATGCGGCGGGCGGAGGTCAAGGCCAGGGCGACATCATTGTGTCGGCATCAGGTGACGAAGGCTTTGTCTCCATCGACGGCAAGCGCACTTACATCAATCTCTTTGGTGACCCCACAGATCCCCCAGCGGGCGCCACAACTCCGGCCACGCGACTGCCCCAGTTGCCGGGCTCAGCATCGGGATCAGGATCAGGCTCAGGACTAGGAGTTAGTTCCAACAGTGGAGTTAATAGTGGTGGTAATGGTGGCTCCTCCAGCTCCCCTGCAGTTCCAGCCAACGCAGTTACCCAGAGCAGTGGTGGCTACGTGGTGCCCGAAACGGAGGTGGTGGACCTTCAGGGTCACAGCAAGCCCCAAGGAACAGGAGGAGCTCCGACGACGAATGCCGGACCGACGAGACCCCACTACCGACAGAGACCAACGCAGCCGCCGGTGAGGATCGACACCTGCATCGTGGGCGATGACTCTACCTGCGACCAGGCGCAGCACGAGCGGTGCAAGACGGACAACGGCGTCTCCAGCTGCCACTGCAGGCCAG GATACTCCCGAAGGAAACACAGGGAGCCCTGCCGAAGAGTCATCGCCTTCCATCTGGGCATGCGCGTGGACCGCATCTATGAGCACCGAATTGTCTGGGACACCAAGTTAATGGACAAGCACAGCGAACCCTTTGGACAGCTCAGCTATGAATCGATAAGAGCG CTGGACTCAGCCATGTCGATGACGCCCTACTCGGACGAGTTCATGGAGGCTAAGGTGAACAACATCTACCGAGGAGATCCCAACCTGGGCGGCAGTGGAGTCTACGTGAACATGACCATCAAG CTGGACGAGAGTGTGGAGACTCTGCGACCCAACCTCCGCAGCGACGTCCAGAAGCATCTTCTGGGAGTGCTCCACCGGCGaaacaacaacatcggcaacTCCGTGCTGTACGTAAGTTCTCCGGAGGGGGCGGTGTCGGCTCTCCAGGATCTGGACGAGTGTCAGTCTGCGGAGCTGAATGACTGCCATCCCGGCGCCAGTTGCAGCAACACCTGGGGCAGCTTCCGCTGTGCCTGCGAGGCGGGACTGAGAGATCCCTGGGCTGACCAGCCGGCGCGATCCGGTCGCGAGTGCCAGGCCTGTGCGGATTCGGTGTGCAACAACCACGGCACCTGCAGCTATGCGGAGGATGGGGCCCAGGTGTGCACCTGCGACTCCAGCCACTATGGCGCCCAGTGCGAGATCGACGGCGAGGTGTTGGGCGTGGCCATCGGCGCTTCCGTGgccgccatcatcatcatcgtcctGACCCTGGTGTGTCTGATCATGTGGTCACGCCGCTGGCAACGCGAGCAGAAGAATGCCATGGGCTCTCCGGTCTTTGGATACATGAACACCGCGCCCCTGAAGTCCGCCGGATTGCCACAGGCTGGCTACCAGGTGACCCTGGAGGACCGCATGCGCTGGGCCCAGATAGCTGACGTCATGGCCCAGACGAATCACTACGGG CAGGCCGAGCCCATCGGACCCACTCGGCCATCGTCGGCGATGTTTGCTTACCCCAACCTGGGAGCCATGGGAATGGGCACCCTGGGCGGGATGTCCCTCCAGAGCACCATGCAGATGCACCCCAGTGCCACTCTGGCGCCTCCAGTGCCATTGCCCAG AAGACTTGGCCTGGGTCCCCGCTCAAACGGAATGCGGACGCTGGAGAACTCCAGTTCGAGCGAGGAGGAGGATCGCGCCGATCTGCTGGGACGGAATTTCCAAGTGCCACGCCCCAAAAGTCGCAGCAACGGCAGCATAGCG AACCAATCTGGCATCTACTACGATGTGGACTATGAGCCGTCCGGCAATGGGATCGGCAACTCCAGCGTGGACCACCTGTACGGGTCGCACAACCAGTCGGTGACGCACTCGTCCGGTCACAGCCACATCCCGGGACCCCAGGGCATTCCGATGAGCACATACACCTCGGGCCGCGCTCCCAGCAGCTACTACATGAAGTGA